From Clostridia bacterium, the proteins below share one genomic window:
- a CDS encoding transcriptional repressor produces the protein MAASRVIDELKEAGYKLTPQRREIVRILGQATKPITAQEVCTQVQAVFPDTSLDTVYRNLRLLVDLDLVTQIRSGTCHSDCFELVRQHHYHLVCLRCGSITCLPGCPVANWQPTQEELNGFQVIKHSFELHGYCSKCQNQMRAHRGQN, from the coding sequence ATGGCTGCATCTAGGGTTATCGATGAGCTCAAGGAAGCTGGTTACAAACTGACTCCTCAACGCCGGGAAATCGTCCGCATCTTGGGCCAAGCCACTAAACCAATTACCGCCCAAGAAGTATGTACCCAGGTCCAAGCAGTCTTTCCCGACACCAGCTTGGATACTGTCTACCGCAACCTGCGCCTTTTAGTAGACCTGGACCTGGTAACGCAGATTCGTTCCGGCACCTGTCATAGCGATTGCTTTGAGCTGGTGCGCCAACACCACTACCATCTGGTCTGTCTGCGCTGCGGCAGCATCACTTGCTTGCCTGGGTGCCCGGTAGCCAATTGGCAACCTACCCAGGAAGAACTAAATGGCTTCCAGGTAATCAAACATTCCTTTGAACTTCATGGGTACTGCAGCAAGTGTCAGAACCAGATGCGAGCCCACCGTGGCCAAAATTAA